The following are encoded together in the Corticium candelabrum chromosome 1, ooCorCand1.1, whole genome shotgun sequence genome:
- the LOC134179910 gene encoding peroxisomal membrane protein PEX13-like, with amino-acid sequence MSAPLKPWEKPDDESRGQSHSPAGAQVGRTTCPPPRPPRHRESARLTSYGNSLPFGGYPYGRLGGGGYGSLFGGYPSYGYSPYSGYGSSMYRPGGYSGFGSYGNRDDRPSPFVQRAEDSSRAAFQSIESIVHAFGSVAMMLESTFQALYHSFRAVLGVADHFSRLKSHLWKILSAMTVLKTLHCMVNKVLGWLKFRQSTSGEDLWQQAAGVNETSISVTALDDGPRSWPFVVFLIVAVGGPWVLWRFVCKSLSESQRIERNSARDQSDWVTDEGRHVDAKVLYDFDAENDDELSIQTGDQLRLAPSDKQPRVRGWVLAASNGQTGLVPANYVKILGQSQDRFTSPLRSRPLSEDSGVQVGSQQHETDQQYEDE; translated from the coding sequence CAAGTAGGCCGAACAACTTGTCCTCCTCCACGGCCCCCACGTCACAGAGAATCTGCTAGGCTTACGAGTTACGGCAATTCGTTGCCATTCGGAGGTTATCCGTATGGTAGACTTGGTGGAGGAGGTTATGGAAGTTTGTTTGGAGGATATCCATCATACGGATATTCGCCATATTCTGGGTATGGCTCGTCTATGTACAGACCAGGTGGATACTCTGGATTTGGGTCATATGGCAATAGAGACGATCGTCCAAGTCCCTTCGTTCAGAGGGCCGAAGATAGCAGTCGTGCTGCATTTCAATCTATTGAATCAATTGTGCATGCATTTGGTTCAGTAGCAATGATGCTGGAGTCGACATTTCAAGCATTGTATCATTCATTTCGAGCTGTGCTAGGCGTGGCTGATCACTTCTCTCGATTGAAATCTCATTTGTGGAAGATACTGAGTGCAATGACTGTACTAAAGACATTACATTGCATGGTGAATAAAGTGTTGGGATGGTTAAAGTTTAGACAATCTACATCAGGTGAAGATTTATGGCAGCAGGCTGCTGGAGTTAATGAGACGTCTATATCTGTCACAGCTTTGGATGATGGCCCACGTTCTTGGCCATTTGTGGTTTTTcttattgttgctgttggcGGACCTTGGGTCTTATGGCGATTTGTTTGTAAATCATTGAGTGAGAGCCAAAGGATTGAGAGAAACTCTGCAAGAGATCAGAGTGATTGGGTGACTGATGAAGGAAGACATGTTGATGCTAAGGTGTTATATGACTTCGATGCAGAGAATGATGATGAATTAAGTATCCAGACAGGCGATCAATTAAGATTGGCTCCAAGTGATAAACAGCCAAGAGTGAGAGGTTGGGTGTTGGCTGCCagtaatggacagacaggtctTGTACCGGCTAACTATGTCAAAATCTTGGGACAATCACAGGATCGATTCACATCACCTCTTAGGTCTCGACCATTATCTGAAGACAGTGGAGTACAAGTAGGAAGTCAGCAACACGAGACAGACCAGCAATATGAGGACGAGTAG
- the LOC134176750 gene encoding uncharacterized protein LOC134176750 → MSTDSAASVTKLVIVLKEVAPHVSLFQQGGLAKKIAEILKRPTEGEPLSESDSTFQFLLRKCCDWLKQQPNSYLGELGNRKNQDMLLRNLRDFLPRCLQEDSGSSQPQTQTVSASVGSSNDSNLSAATVLHFEEKGKTSSKLQGRVVRVMEDQIVIKPIVEEVKIKGCVEEVFISKQNVNVGEFKINPSVGDVISFKISQRNRRQGYAADLCRIKNMEPSLVVAFVHKLEEMARKRSREALMFVSSCKAVWTYICDMPSLDQQVVRDILKFVSHVTTRHTVSCAEARLVRFMKTLANSRFSAIIIQRHVKCHVKLPFDDEAILIQNFILAVIRYVPERSSRLLPLLDRLAGLVFDKQLFAHLDSSGKPAEFGKFMLNAFRHLTKAIPGVTDDVHSLSWDQLSLVPTSGELTDVNCEDFGLLPSVLTDKQYDSEDDYVETYFRLLRADCFQGLTAGIQMFLNGRFDHRDMAVYSINLDGVQMTNSGIALSIYFKPLGRKAINWKYSNLLMFGNLVCLTANGTFKEPIWAMVLHRSPELLEKGIVFLSLNSDHNRLSEAEIIMLLQNSQFAIMAESPTYYRAYGPVLRCLQDKRNGVPFQDELVQLLSGGSPQYLENASVDWSLIFNKKSVRTQCQDLMTLQNERELSQLWDTDCVLPVEYFDELVDRNVSTTLDETQLSAIRTFLDNRVTIIQGPPGTGKSYIGAKIANLVLSMPQRPQGPILVLTYKNHALDQFLQDCLQFTSDVVRVGGRSTNEVLQEKNIHELRKVVGIPGDLSSRLKETRRELAELKEQFPSLLCKLKDFREFDVCKFVKVASIYHISELCDKCPQKVAALVESKYMEKTQNLIKQSKSDVVLRDLLMKHPESRAALSTLLHSWAPSEDYFLTSFKEECKWQSLLDVAESTNSDDQYDDEEDVENMYEDRLLSQDVSARLTAGKWRDPQQGFVSMRYTKATGIAFKRTVPYISDLKDVMNRTTGSMWDLTTQQRAQLIFYWMSCLEETNANDEIVEIVEDIEQLSSELNELEAEVSARVLQNASIVGMTTTGAAIHAALINMVSPEIIIVEEAAEILEAQLLAVLPASVQHLIMIGDHQQLRPQVQCYTLRRNHGMDISMFERLIKHLPSSQLGYQCRMRKEFVELIRPLYPNLKTHHELVKWNDAPSCIASSMFFWTHTHCEQQSKHSRSWQNLREAEKVMQILQWLLKYNFEPKKITILCSQQSSSNCWMAVSQFLPDVGRKSAIVSSIHEIQNSELLKNWLKAKLQIPDYGQETYKFKFVNDQQELNDIARTGLAAYERKDWRFTKQHVMKVSELDRTFALIRFAVLQPTTRCVKRTRDILQQSEQLPESNDREIKLSSADHAHPDYIVHCKVKEKVYSNKGELGMTLQKDYFDRRVLSRPSAVSDGTDRLDDLRFREAEAEFLRMLPVGMKVDIVEVDYIDNGNLNIRYTEKKRTLSCNGACKESFVFHKTNEASISEIVKEGFKIGGQGIEIKNGAVYGQGIYTVEDPSVAMTYSQKSGANRVILCRVVYHHQGARPDIFVIKSQEQILPQYVVKYEITGELGMTLEAGHFCMRELMPFQKLMSGYARLDDLLYREAESQFLRMLPVEMKARVRKVEHIDNGTLNVQYNNKKKLFKTLHKNTEERFVFHGTDDCAISNIVKEGFKIGGQGIEIRNGAVYGQGVYTVEDPAVAISYARSSSKVLLCRVLQGKKGEDYNIGARKDIFVIKSKEQILPQFVVHFEKT, encoded by the exons ATGTCTACTGATAGCGCCGCAAGTGTCACTAAGTTGGTCATAGTGTTGAAGGAAGTTGCTCCTCATGTTAGCTTGTTTCAGCAAGGAGGTTTGGCCAAAAAGATAGCAGAAATACTAAAACGACCAACAGAAGGAGAACCGCTTTCGGAGTCGGACTCCACCTTTCAGTTTCTGCTTAGAAAGTGTTGCGACTGGCTGAAACAACAACCCAACAGCTACCTAGGCGAACTAGGCAACAGGAAAAATCAAGACATGCTGCTACGCAACTTAAGAGACTTTCTTCCGCGTTGTTTGCAAGAAGACAGTGGTTCATCACAACCTCAGACACAAACGGTCTCTGCCAGTGTGGGTTCGTCAAATGACTCCAATCTTTCAGCTGCAACGGTTTTGCATTTTGAAGAAAAAGGCAAGACATCTAGCAAGTTACAAGGACGTGTTGTTCGCGTTATGGAAGATCAAATTGTGATAAAACCAATAGTTGAGGAAGTGAAAATTAAGGGTTGTGTAGAAGAGGTGTTTATCTCTAAACAAAATGTCAATGTTGGAGAATTCAAAATCAATCCTAGCGTAGGTGATGTCATTAGTTTCAAGATATCACAAAGAAATCGGAGGCAAGGCTATGCTGCAGACTTGTGCAG AATCAAAAACATGGAACCAAGTCTTGTAGTAGCATTTGTCCACAAGTTGGAAGAAATGGCAAGGAAACGTTCAAGGGAAGCATTAATGTTTGTATCAAG TTGCAAAGCTGTGTGGACATACATATGTGATATGCCTTCGCTTGATCAACAAGTTGTTCGAGACATTCTCAAATTTGTGAGTCACGTTACTACTAGACACACAGTGTCCTGTGCAGAAGCTCGACTGGTTCGCTTCATGAAAACACTAGCGAACAGTCGTTTTTCTGCTATTATTATTCAGAGGCATGTCAAGTGTCATGTGAAACTTCCGTTCGA TGATGAAGCAATTCTTATTCAGAATTTCATACTGGCAGTAATACGTTACGTGCCTGAGAGGTCATCTCGCCTCTTACCATTGCTGGACAGACTAGCTGGCTTGGTTTTTGACAAGCAGTTGTTTGCACATCTAGACAGCTCTGGCAAGCCTGCAGAATTTGGCAAATTTATGTTAAACGCTTTTCGTCATTTGACTAAGGCTATACCAGGAGTTACAGACGATGTGCATAGTCTCAGTTGGGATCAGCTTTCTCTTGTTCCCACTTCTGGAGAGTTAACTGATGTCAATTGTGAAGATT TTGGTTTGCTTCCATCTGTTCTGACAGACAAGCAGTATGATTCAGAGGATGATTATGTGGAGACCTACTTCAGACTTTTGCGTGCAGATTGTTTTCAGGGTTTAACAGCTGGCATTCAAATGTTTTTAAATGGACGATTTGATCACAGAGATATGGCAGTCTATAG TATCAATTTGGATGGAGTCCAGATGACCAACAGTGGCATTGCCCTTTCTATCTATTTCAAGCCATTGGGTCGCAAGGCTATAAACTGGAA GTATTCCAATTTGCTGATGTTTGGGAACCTGGTGTGCTTGACTGCCAATGGAACATTTAAGGAACCCATATGGGCCATGGTTCTTCACAGATCTCCTGAACTTCTTGAAAAGGG AATTGTTTTTCTGTCACTAAATAGTGACCACAATCGTCTTTCAGAAGCTGAGATTATTATGCTTTTGCAGAACT CTCAATTTGCAATCATGGCAGAGAGTCCAACGTACTATCGAGCATATGGTCCTGTGCTTCGTTGTCTTCAAGACAAGAGAA ACGGTGTGCCATTTCAAGATGAGTTGGTTCAGTTGTTGTCTGGTGGTTCTCCTCAGTATCTGGAAAATGCTTCAGTTGATTGGTCACTCATATTTAACAAGAAAAGTGTTCGCACACAATGCCAAGATCTAATGACTTTGCAAAATGAAAGAGAATTATCTCAGCTTTGGGATACAGATTGTGTCTTGCCTGTTGAGTACTTTGATGAACTTGTTGACAGAAATGTGTCAACTACATTGGATGAAACACAACTGTCTGCAATTAGAACATTTTTAGACAATCGTGTGACAATTATACAG GGACCTCCTGGTACTGGAAAATCTTACATTGGTGCAAAAATTGCTAATCTTGTTCTTTCAATGCCACAGCGTCCACAAGGACCAATCTtg GTCTTAACGTACAAGAATCATGCACTTGATCAATTTTTACAAGACTGCTTGCAATTTACATCTGATGTGGTTCGAGTGGGAGGACGGAGTACAAATGAGGTGCTTCAGGAAAAGAACATCCATGAA CTGAGAAAAGTTGTTGGCATTCCGGGAGACTTGTCCAGCAGACTAAAGGAAACCAGACGGGAGCTAGCTGAATTAAAGGAGCAGTTTCCTTCATTATTATGCAAATTAAAAGACTTCAGAGAGTTTGACGTTTGCAAGTTTGTTAAG GTTGCTTCCATTTATCATATTTCAGAGTTGTGTGATAAATGCCCTCAGAAAGTGGCAGCTTTAGTAGAAAGCAAATACATGGAAAAGACTCAAAACCTTATTAAACAGTCGAAAAGCGATGTGGTTCTCAGAGACTTGTTGATGAAACATCCAGAATCAAGAG CTGCTTTATCAACTCTTCTTCACTCATGGGCACCTTCAGAAGACTATTTTTTGACATCCTTCAAAGAAGAGTGCAAGTGGCAAAGTTTACTGGATGTTGCTGAGAGCACAAACTCAGA TGACCaatatgatgatgaagaagatgtGGAGAACATGTATGAAGATCGATTGCTAAGTCAAGATGTTAGTGCTCGTCTGACTGCTGGTAAATGGCGAGATCCTCAACAAGGATTTGTGAGTATGCGATACACCAAAGCTACAGGCATTGCTTTCAAACGAACAGTTCCCTATATCTCAG ACCTCAAGGAtgtaatgaatagaactacaGGCTCCATGTGGGATCTGACAACACAGCAAAGGGCTCAGCTGATTTTCTATTGGATGTCATGCTTGGAAGAAACAAATGCAAATGATGAAATAGTGGAAATTGTGGAGGACATAGAACAG TTAAGCAGTGAATTAAATGAACTTGAAGCAGAAGTGAGTGCCAGAGTGCTACAGAATGCCTCTATTGTTGGCATGACCACAACAGGGGCAGCAATCCATGCTGCTCTAATTA ATATGGTCAGTCcagaaataattattgtagaaGAAGCTGCAGAGATTTTGGAAGCTCAGTTGCTGGCCGTACTGCCAGCAAGCGTTCAACACTTGATCATGATTGGGGATCATCAGCAGTTACGACCTCAAGTCCAATGCTACACACTTCGACGAAACCATGGAATGGATATCTCCATGTTTGAGCGGTTGATCAAACACTTACCATCTAGTCAGCTGGGCTATCAATGTCGAATGAGGAAGGAATTTGTTGAACTTATTAGACCGTTGTATCCCAACCTGAAGACTCATCATGAG CTTGTTAAATGGAACGATGCTCCAAGTTGCATTGCATCCAGCATGTTTTTTTGGACTCATACACATTGTGAACAGCAGAGCAAACACTCTAGAAGTTGGCAGAATTTAAGAGAAGCTGAAAAGGTTATGCAGATACTGCAGTGGTTGCTGAAATACAATTTTGAGCCAAAGAAGATCACAATACTTT GCTCACAGCAATCGTCTTCAAATTGTTGGATGGCA GTTTCACAGTTTCTTCCTGATGTGGGACGGAAATCAGCAATTGTTTCTAGTATTCATGAAATACAAAACTCTGAACTTCTAAAAAATTGGCTCAAGGCCAAGCTGCAGATACCAGATtatgggcaagaaacttacaaatttaaatttgtgaACGACCAACAAGAGTTAAATGACATTGCCAGAACTGGACTGGCAGCATATGAAAGGAAG GACTGGAGGTTTACAAAGCAGCATGTAATGAAGGTGTCTGAATTAGATAGAACGTTTGCTCTCATCAGGTTCGCTGTTTTACAACCAACCACAAG ATGTGTTAAGAGGACTCGTGATATTCTG CAACAAAGTGAACAATTGCCAGAATCAAATGACAGGGAAATCAAACTGTCTTCTGCTGATCAT GCACACCCAGACTATATTGTTCACTGTAAGGTGAAAGAAAAAGTGTATTCTAATAAAGGGGAACTTGGCATGACACTACAGAAAGACTATTTTGATCGAAGAGTGCTGTCACGACCATCTGCGGTATCTGATGGAACTGACCGATTGGATGACTTGCGATTTCGAGAAGCAGAAGCTGAA TTTCTTCGAATGCTCCCTGTAGGGATGAAAGTCGATATAGTGGAAGTCGACTACATTGATAATGGAAATTTGAATATTCGTTACACAGAGAAAAAACGGACATTATCTTGCAATGGAGCATGTAAAGAGAGTTTTGTTTTCCACAAAACAAATG AGGCTTCAATTTCCGAGATAGTAAAAGAGGGCTTCAAAATCGGAGGGCAAGGAATTGAGATAAAGAATGGTGCTGTTTATGGTCAAGGAATTTA CACTGTTGAAGATCCTTCTGTGGCTATGACATACTCACAAAAAAGTGGTGCCAATAGAGTCATTTTATGTCGGGTAGTTTATCATCATCAAGGTGCACGACCTGACATTTTTGTTATCAAAAGTCAAGAACAGATACTTCctcaatatgttgtaaaatacGAAATAACAGGAGAGCTCGGAATGACTCTAGAGGCTGGTCATTTTTGTATGAGGGAGTTGATGCCATTTCAGAAACTAATGTCTGGATATGCAAGGCTGGACGATCTCCTCTATCGAGAAGCAGAGTCTCAG TTTCTTCGGATGCTACCTGTTGAAATGAAAGCTAGAGTTAGAAAAGTTGAACATATTGACAATGGAACTTTAAACgttcaatacaacaacaagaaaaagtTGTTTAAAACACTACACAAGAATACAGAAGAGCGTTTTGTGTTTCATGGGACAGATG ACTGTGCCATATCAAACATTGTGAAGGAAGGTTTCAAAATTGGAGGGCAAGGTATTGAAATACGAAATGGTGCAGTGTATGGCCAAGGAGTCTA TACTGTTGAGGATCCTGCTGTGGCTATATCCTATGCCCGTTCATCATCAAAAGTTTTACTTTGTCGGGTGCTCCAAGGAAAAAAGGGTGAAGACTACAACATTGGTGCAAGAAAGGACATCTTTGTCATCAAAAGCAAGGAACAAATACTTCCTCAATTTGTTGTACATTTTGAAAAGACATAG